ttaaaaaactcaCTCGAAATGTATATTAAAAAAGAGTGACGTTATActaaacttgaatttaataaaataatttcaatagtattaacaattaaatttgcattttaactccaaaaattaaaaggactaaaaacAAGGACTTTGATCATATATTAACCAAAAGAAATATATACCTAATTCTCTTTTTAAGGTAAATTATACTCAAGTTCagtaaactattaataagtttacgttttagtcactaaTTAATCAAAATATTAGAATCGCTAGTATATGACCTTCTAAGGTTGCATCGCTTGCATTAATCAAAAGTTCttattccctttttcttttacaatttaatttgttttaataaaataacttTGGAAGTCACGAATATGAgaacaaaaattcaaaaatttttgtTCTTCAATCTTTGACATTGACCATCAAATTGATTGGGATTTAAGATATGTTCTTCTACTCATCGATAGGAATTAATCCACTGCATCAACCATCAAATCGTTGGTTGGAACTTGCTAGTTTGACTTGTAAAAAATTTAAGAATCCAACTACTTAAAAACACACCAAAAATACATAAAATGTTAAGTTGTTTTTGAAAGTATAAGATTGTTAATTTTTGTGTGTACCGTGAATATGACAATTTAGTTCTGTCATCTTTTATAATGGAGATCAACAGCGGCAGAACAAGGCATCAAATTTTGTGGGTTAATTAATCTTTTCAAAAATTCTAAGAggatttaactaaaattttcaatCAATGAAAGTTTCCACGAAAtctaattaaaaatttcaaaacttaCTTTGGAAGCGCTTAATAAaaacattcaaaaaaaaaaaaaaattgaggccAAGTTTAGATGAGGAGGAAAAGGAAAGGGGTATTATTGATCACATTTTACGACCACGCTACTTATCCATCAGTTCTAACTTAATTGagctgaagctccaattttatttatattcttcCTATGGAAGGTTATATTTCACATCCCATAGTGGAAGTATGCCACTCTCATTTTTGGTTGCTTAATTTTACACAATTTACTTCATATGGAATCAGAAAAAGAAAGCCCAACATTTTCATTACCCATTCTGATCCCAAGTATAAACTTCATTTtttattatactattatttaaatatatatatatatatatatattagtacatTTGAAAACATATATTGCTTAACATAttctttaatatttacattataatatattttaaactaAGACTATTTTTGGagctaatatttttattaaaatcttCTCAAATTTCAAATGAAGCTTCaactaataattgtaaaatattaattattgttGAATActtcaatcaagttcaaattAACCAACTAATGAAATTTAAATATCCAATTCGAATTTGGGCTTTATTGCATCCTATTGTCATCCAAttaggaaataaaaaaaaaaacagttttcAACTTCACTCATGGGAAACCCTCTCCATGACACAAACTGCTTAGCGtttgagaaaaacaaaaaaagaagacAAAAGGGCAGTGGTTTCCCTGTTTTGTACTATTATCTGCAATCCTCAAAATCCCCAAACGGCTGTTCcaaacaaaaataaagaaaagctaGAAACACGGTTTCTTGAGAAAAAAGAAGCATGGAgaacaatatgagcatggcggaGGCACAGCTGACGCCACCGGCAGCGGCGGCGGTACAATTAACAGACCTAGTCTATTCATTAGAGCAAGCAACCCAGATGGCAAAACAACTACCCGTCACGTCGGACCCAACCTACCTCTtccaaatccattcatctctccATCGAGCCCATCATTCTCTCTCCTCTTTCCTCTCCGCCGCCCAGACTCAATTCCCCGTCCCTCCCCATCCCCAGCATCTTCCGCCGCCGGTTGCGGCGGAGAACTCTCTCTCCTCTGCCACTGGAGCTGCCAACGAGAATGGCAGCGACCCGATGCAGGTGGGCGATGAGAATGAAACGGAGGCGGAGGAGAATTCCAAGACGTCGATTGATAAGGTGGAGGAGAGGATGAGGGAATGTTTTTTTATCAAGAACAAGAGGGTAAAGAGGCAACTCTCGCCGTCGTCCGCGGCGTTAGCGGAGGAGAGGAGGGTTTGTGATGACAGATTCGTGGGTGGTATCATGGGTTTCGATCCTGCTGGGGAGAAGTTACGGGCTTTGGATCTTGTCTACCAGTTTCATGGTTGAACCATACACAGACAGGGTTGAAACAGAACAGAGGGTATTTAATGCaagctttcttcttcttcttcttattattatATTAAGGCAATTGGGTTGTATTGCctttaaatttattcattttcttcctttttttaattcatttttcctatcttttctttttattgcGTGTTAATAGcaagaaaattgaaaaagagtAAGAGGAAATTAGAAAACACCTTGAATGAGCTTTTCTTTTCCCCCCGCAGCTTGTTCATGGCTGAGATCCTTCACCAAATATAATATAAACCTGCAATGAGCAATGCATCTCATCGAttgtctttcaaaataaaatataaaaaactaGGGAAGATTATGTCCAGGTTCTAACCCTCGAACAAGTAAAATGGAAGTGGCAGCGTTTGATCTTCGCAAATCTTTTGTCACTGCATAATTACCATTAtcttaaaacctatcacaaaataacTATATAAGTTTCCTTAGGAAATTTGTTAAACTTTGTGAACAATAAAAATTACTTTTTGACTCATTTGACTGCCAGGTAAATTGAGGTCATTACTGCTGAGAATGTCCCCATATTACCTAAATTATGGTCTCAGAAATAACAGCAATACTTAACAACAATGACAACGATATTGATGATAACATGCTGAAATAAAGTATAAAACCTTATTACCTAAAATGGAGCAGTATTGAAGAGATGGCAAGCATAAAGTCTAAAAATGAGGGTTATATTTGTTCCCCACTGCAATATTTAGTGTTCTACCTTTACAATGTTGACGAATCAGCACATGGGTCTTAGAATGCTCTAAAGTTTTCCTTAATCAAATGAAAACCAAAGGAAGTTGCATGCATATATGCATGGATGCAATTCAAGCCCTTACCTTGGTTAGAATCCAACAGGATTAAGGTCGATGTCCTAATGAATTGTCCAAGAAACTAAAAGATAAAGTGGCTTTAAAATTGTAGAGATGAGATTAACCAAAACATTCTTCACTATAAGCTATAGAATATTCCAACTCAAATATAAATCAAAGTGCTGCCTAAGCTGAGTTTTTGATGATTATAAGACCAGAAGGTAAACATGACTTTACATCTTAAGGTGGGATATCTTGTACATCAAAAAAGGCAAAAGTTTATCATTTTCTTAACCAAACAAAAGGCGTCGTCTTACAGCCTTGGACAATTTAGAACCTGAAACTTTCCTCTTCTGTTTTGATGACCCAACACCTGGACTACTTGACTGTTTGACTAAATCTTCCCCTAGTTTTGCCTGGGATGGTGTTTTGGTTGTACGGTAAAATTCGGTGATACTTAATTGAACACCTTGTGGCTTTGATGATTCTGACATCTCGGAGGACCCTTCAGATCTTGGTGTTGAAATCTTTCTTCTCTTCATAACTTTTAGTTCCTGCCAGAATTTAGACCCACATATATTAGGCCACAGACGGCCTTGAAAATAGTTTTCATATCTCAGCTAAAAGTAACAGAATTCCCACAATGCAAGAGCCGGCACTCGAACATTCTATAATAGCAAGCTTTGAATAATGCCTTAAAAGGTGATTATACCAACTTCCAACACAAGCATCAGAATCTAATTCCATTGTTCTAACAATGccattaattcatttatttaattgCCCTAGTTTGCTCCTCTTTGTTATGTACTACAAAGGGTCTCATGCCAGTATATAAACTACAAACAGAACCAATTAAACCAAATGATTTTGATCTGAAATCCCTTTGCACACTAAGATCTTTCAGGATATTCAATATAcaattttcaaataataatttCAGGGTCTTTCAAGGGGGAAAAAACCATACCTTTTCTTGTCTAAATTTGAGAGCTTCTTCTGGGAAAGCTGAAAGAACTAACTCTGGATTTTCATCGGTTAAAATCCAGCATCCATCAACATGAATCTGGGGCTCAATTGACTCATCCAACAGGCCAATGGGCTCATCATCAACTTCTGTGAATTCTTCTTCAAGCATGTTGGACTGTTCAACAGGGACTGCACAACTAAGTTCGTTAGATATGGCTTTCTTCCACTTGACCTCGTAATATTGATGCCCATATCTTATCTTCACACGTTGAATAGAATGAAACTCATACTGCCCAACTAACAAAGTCTTATTTGGATTTCTCGCCAACTCTCTCAAATACAGGGTGGACAGCATTGGAAGCATCCGCTGCCGAATATAAGACGGCTGCCATGACTGATGATAAGCTAAGAAATCAACTAGCAAGTCAGTTTTTGGATCTCCCCATTCCAGCAAAGGGCCTTTTTCTGCAATAGGAGGATGTAAATATCTTAATATAACATCAAGATCAACCCAAAAATATATCTGTTAAAACAGCGAATTAGACCTTGAAATAATATCAAATGAAAAGAATAACAAACTCATGCATACAAGAATAACTAGTCCTTGACACCCCAACTCAACATCTTGGAGGCTGGCAGAAGTCAAGGCCAAGCAAATAGATACAAGAGAGTATGTAGGACAAACCAGTAAACTCTCCGTGATTGTTGCACGTGTACATTTCAATGATCTCATCATTTGGGAATTTTGTTTCCTTGGAAATCAAGTTGCAAACATTAATCCACCAATTCTCATGTTTCTTCTTGTCCTTGTCTTTTCTAACCTGATATTCAGACACCATGAACTACTCAGCAATGAAACTAGGAACACAGTCTGAATTAAGAACATCAGAAGTCCCAGCTTTTAAAGTCATATCAGGTGATACGAGATGATGAAAGAGCAAAACAACAGATCAATAGGCAGTGAGGTAGTAACAATGGTAACAAAAGAGAAAATCAAGACAAATAAGAATATAAACCTTATCACAGGATGAGCAGTTGCACTTAAACCCTTGAGACTTTTTCAAGCAACCTTCATTGCTATCAGTAATACAATATTCACAACAAGACTTAAAATGAGCCTTTTTGCTGCCAGGGTGCCCACAGAAAGAGCAATGAGACTGCTTTGCCTTTGGTGAGCTCTCATCTGAACAAGGTGTAGCATCACCAGCACATCTAATTTCACCCTGAAATAGTGGTACATGCCCTTTGCCTATTTCATATAATCTGCAAAAACATCATGTCTGGACAGTTATGGAATGATATTACTAAATACCCTCTAGAACTACAGGAAGCAAATAATTTGACAAGTTTACATGTAAAAGCATACTTATCAAATATCTCATCTTCACTAAACCCTCGTACCAAACGAAGTGCTTTATCAAGCCCGATCCCTTGCACGCCATTTAGGTCATGGTCATTTCCAACCAAAAGAGAGACGGCTATCAAGTGTTTCCTCTTCAGTCCAAGACCAGCTTCAATATCCGACATATTGTAGCATTCAAACGGTTCCTGCATATCAAATAACATCCCCATGCTTGAAAAAATCTCGAAAAGGGAAGTAACTAACAAATTGGGCACATTAAAAGAATGACTAACTGGTGAAGTAGGAACAAACTAACTTTTGAATTAGGCCTAAGACTTTTAATAACACAAGTAGCCCCAAAGAGGAATGCATCACTGTCAGCAGTAATACAAGCATCAACATGACCATCTCTATTTAACCGAGCACACAATGCTTCAGCCTCACCATTAGCTTTCAACACTGGCATTCCCAATAGTTCAAGCAGCTCCTACAGCAAAAAGCACCCATCCTCAATTaacataaattactaacaaattTGTAAATAAAAGGGAGGGAAAAAATGAACTCACAACACAGTCATTAACACATTTTATAAATGTCGAGTTCCTCTCCTTGGAAACACCCTCTTCGGCCACATTCGAAGTTGAAGTATCAATGCCGGAGAAACGGAAAAACCGAACCATCCTTGCTTGAGATTTCAACGGCGACGGAGTTCCGTCCAAAACAAACACCGGAAAGACTCCAAACTGTTAACAATTTAAACCAAAAAGCAAAAATCAACACTCTAAATATCTCGCTCGCGTAACTAAGAAAAAGAAATCGAATGTACCTTAGAGAAAAGGTTAACAGTGCGGAAGAAAGTAAGCCTGAGATGAGGGTTCAAAGCTTGATTTTTTAAGGCAGTCTCGTGCTGAACGATCCAAAAGGAGAGATCAATGGCGACCTTTTTGTCTCTCAAGAAATCGAATCCTTCGAATCGAGCGTAGGATTTTAGAAGTTCCCAGAATTTGCCCCCCACCCCCATTCCAAACACCAAAAAGTTTCAATTTTAAGCAACCGATATATTCAAAagaaaaatacaagaaaattaaaagaaaacgaAGCGAAGAGAAATGGAATTCGGCAGTTAGCATTTGGAAGATCTTTGGCGGGGGGCCGTAAAACGAAGCCCAAATTAGACGGTACCATAAGCAGGGCTTGGCCCAATATGTGGGAGTCAGGTCAGCATTGGATGCTGTATTGAAAAGGGAGGGGGGCGGGGTCCACGCATCGGTGGAACTAAGATATCGCACGTTGAAGTGTGTAAATAACAGATATTTAGATGGCGACATGTCTGATATTATGAATCTGCAAACAatcttgtttctttttctttttttttaatttcacataCATTGTAACTCACTATCATGTTTTGTCTTAATTTAACTTTTATAGTAATCGGATAAAATTATGACATGAATTATTAAATCAAAAAAAAACatgtaaatttaaatatataccaTGTAATACCAGCAAAATAATGCttaaatttttagggtttttatttgatatattttgatttataaatttatatgtgGATAATATTGATAAAAATCTCTAAAATAGatacataattcaatttaaatttatattgatGTATTcacaatattttatattttaaatggaaaagttaatatttttaacttaattGACGTACATGTGAATTGTCATGtgcatgacacatcaatatttaattaattttaaaattttaaaaattcaaacaaaattttaaaaataaaaacattaaaattatttaagaagtattaaaattatataaaatatatttttagtatttttaattttaaaaattaactaaatgTTCACATGTTATCGACTTGACAATCCACGTATATGTCACGTTGACAAAGTtataaacattaattttttattcattttgagataatttaaaaataacaaattaaagaattaaaaagacaaaaattaaataaataattaaaataatttttttataaaattgaagggccaaataaatcattataccttaattctttttaataatgGTCTTAATTTACCATAATGTATAATCTTTTAAGTTTTTTAAGCTTTTATGCATCAAATATAAACCTTATTATATTGTCATTTTATTTGTTACATGATTATCAAGTCAgtgttttttaataaatttaacattattaacaattggacttaaattataaaatttaaaaggatAAAATACACTAGTAGTCACCCAACTATTAGTAATTTTTGTCactcaactatgaaaagttataaaatggtcacacaactattaataaatttcatttttggtcacccaactatgaaaagctacaaaatgatcactcaactattcaattttatctttttgaTCATCCAACCATATTAGATTTTTTAGTGTTTCCATTTTTATGTTAGATGGtgggtgataaaaaaaaagaagataaaattaaatagttgGGTGACAATTTTGCAACTTTTATAATTGAGTGACAAATTTTTTTactaataattaagtgactactaATGTAATTTACTTAATTAGAGAAAGTAATatcctaaaaataataataaagtgattaaattttaaatgtaaaaataatataagtaCTTTGAACACAGTTTAACCGATAAAATTCTATTACTTTAAGCTcactataaataaaaaaaaaaagctgaCATTACTTAAATCAAAATATGTAGAGACAACACACTCATATAATTACGATTAAATAAAGTAAGACTTACgcttgaaatctttttatttttaagacaTCCAAagtcttaattttaaaattaagaggGTTTTGGCGTCACTATTAATTAAGTAGACCATTTATATTGCTAAGACAATTATCACTCATCACctacatattttataattgtACAACACCCACttatctaaattttttttttttgataaaaagacCCAAAGGTCAACATCATTTTATAGCATTCCGTAAAATAAAATCATAGATTTTTGAAAGATAATTCATATCAAAATCTGTAATACAATTCTGGACATTAGGCCAATTACAAAGACTATCCACAACTTTGCTACAACCACGCGGGGTCCAAACAAAACTAAAGCTAACCCACCTATCTAGATCTTGAATGAACTAACCAAGGGATGTCATTTGTCTCCATATGCATATTCTTATAATAGCCCATCTCATCCTGTAAGAAGACAGACACAACCAGTACTCCattttttttcaagtcttttgactCCATCAACTCCTTTAAGAACTCTCTGTGTACATAGATTAACCGGCCTTGCATCCTCCTCCTCTAAATTCCTTGTACGCAACAATGACTCAAGGAAAcagaataaataatatgaaggATTTGGCACATGATAAGTAATGTAGGGGCCGGGGCAAGCTATCCTCGATGAGATCTCCATAGTGGAAGAGTATCAATTTCAAAGGCCCCACAGTGTTCCCATATCATTTAAATTAGCACCCATGAATTAGATAGATCAACGACAGTGGAAGCTTGATACGGTTCACGAGACCATGGGATTGGGATCATTGCAATGCTTTTGCATGTGGTTTACACTGAAATAAAAGCTCAGCAAAGTGACTTCAACAATAGATAAGCTATTATTAATTCTAATCTAGTTAATTATCAGTCTCATCAGtcaaactttgttcttttcgaACGACACACCTTCAAATCCGAAAACGacttttattttaatcaaatctCTCAATTTTCATATGAATGAAATCAAAgtaataaaaaaaacaattaacGTACACCGGTAGAACCATCCTCCTCTGTCATTTCTCTTACTTtactttacttttttttattttatattttaatatttactttTGTCTTAATGGGTTAACTCCACCAAACATCCCAAAATTCTAAAGTGATTTCTCAacttgaaaatattttaatttaatccttaatattgTATTAATACCACCTTTCTATTAATTTAGTCATCAATTTAGGTGTTAAATCGAATATGTTTAAAACTCacatattaaattttaaacaatttgGATATCATGTTTTAAATCATCATATCTAAACTGCTTATGcaataagtatatatattttagatGTATTCCAAATTAGATTTAAGTTGCTATTTAATGCACCTGGAGGAATAATTTGATTGATATGATACTCATAATTTAAAGGTTCAATCAGAACCTTTTTAAATTCATATACCAAATAAAAATCTAAACTATAAAGTGAGGACTTCTGATAAATAAACccttattatacatatattcttAATACAAAACCATGGCTTCTTCACCTGTATAAATAAGCTTCTTCCATGGAGTTCTCTCCCTTGCCTCACACCTAGAAGCTATCTCTCTCTTTCATATTGTTTCAAGTTTTTCTTTTCCTCTGTAATTTTACGTAGAATCTTTTCTATTTTGCCGCAATGACTTTGGAACGAAGGCCTCGAATGCTAAAAGATTTCCTCCACGATGATCCCAACTCGTGTTCCTCAAACGGGTTCAAATCGTTTCCGAGAAAATCCACCCAGAATTCCATCATTTTCCGAGAAAATCCAAACCAAAAACTTCAAAGAAGCCGATCAAAAGCCGCGTCAGCAACAATCTCAGCCTTCCAAGCAATGATCAACGTCATTAAAAGCATCCATTTCGCTTCTTCAACTCCTTCCATCTTACTACCCAGAACCCTTTCACGTAAACCGTCGAAAAGGAAAATATCACAAAACAAAGAAGCCGAAATCAAAATGACCGTGACGGTCAAAGATATCATACGCTGGAAATCGTTCCGTGATTTACTGGAGGAAAAATCTCAGCCGTCTGATTTAGCTCCTTCTACTTCTTCCCCTCACCACCATTGCACCACCACCACTACAACGACAGGATCTAATACCCCTTGTAGTTGTACTACTAGCAGCAATGGCTCGAGCTGGTGTGACAGTGATTTCACCTCTGAATATTTACCGTCCGATGAATACGGTGAAAACGAAGTCGACAATATGGTGGGTAAAATATTCTCACCGTGTGTCGGCAAGGACACCATGGAGACGACAACAAGGACGGCAGCCAACACAGATATGGGACCCAAAGTAAgtgtaaaattattttagtgcTTCGCGTATCTTAAATAAAATCTTATGTGTCTGCTGATGAGGGTCCTTAGATGCTTGGCTTTACGTAATCCGACAGTGTTTTGTGTTGTCGTTTAGTTAAACTTTGGTTTGACTTTTGTTTCATTTGCTGTTTTGTTTAATACCTTAGATTTGTTTGTTTTTGAAGACAAAGGACCAGCGTTGTTTAAGTtacataatacaaaatataaacCATAAGAGTCGAGATTAACACTAGGTTGGAACTTGGAAACTTCTCCCCtcattttcattgtttaattatgCTTTCAGTCACTGCACTTTttctatttttgaaatttagtcctctACTTCCAATTAATAACACATTCTCAAATATAAGAGAAGTAGATTCATTGCATCTGCATTATCAATTAGAGAGTGGCAGAATTAAAACTAGAAGAATTAGGGGGAGAATGTGACCTATTTTAATCTGATACTAAATCAATGATCTTTTTATCCTATTAACAGCATGCAAGTGAAGAGGAAGAACTGCAACAGAGTCCACTGTCGGTGCTTCATTTCGAATACGGTGGTGATGATGAAGATGGTGAAGAAGCAAAGGAAATCGAAGAAAAGGCATGGGAGCTGCTGAATGGTGTGAAGGAAACAAGTCCACTAACAAGGTACAAAAAGAACAACATTTGTATTGACAAACTGCTTTTGGATCTATTTAGAGAAGAACTGGAGACAAAGTGGGATCAAACAAGAAACATTGAAGAGCTTGAACGTGAAATGGTAAGGATAGCGAAAGCATGGATTTGTGAAGAACAAAACGAGAAACGGGGAGTAGGCGATAAAAGAGAGGAATGTGTTGGAGATATGGAAAGGGAAGGAATGTGGAGGGACAGGTTTCAGGAAGAGCAAGAAAAGCTGGCAATGGGAGTCGAGAGGTGGGTGATGAATGTTTTAGTGGACGAGTTATTGGTTGATATTCTATAAACTGCGACGGAAAAAACCCCAAAACGGCAACATAAGGGGATGTGGAATGCCCCCGGAGAAACCAGGGAGGGATCGATCCTCTGGTGGTTTTGGTTTTGTTTGGTTGCCTTGGAGAAAAAGGAACTGGAAATGTGGTGTTGATGATTATAATATATATGTGGGCAAATCACGAAGAGGTAAACAAATCCTGGTAAAACACATTGTACCGGCAAAAGATGGTAAGATCTTTGAGGTTCCCATAAGAAAAAACAAAGAAAGGCAAATCTCGTGCCCTTTGTATTTGGGTCCTAAATCAGAaagtatgctgaaattttgtagaaataaaagaaaataaagaagtgtaatattatttttagtgaatatatatttgtatttataAAAGAATAAGGGAATTTGCAATGAAAATTAAAATGACTCTCAATGTTTATGGGGTTTTGGGTTTGAacccttatttttttttattgataTCATCAATGttacaatttttacaaaaattatcttaattttttAACGAAAAACATGAGTTAACCATCAATCAAACGATAAGTCATGAAATAGCCTATGTGACATGCCACATAAGTACGATGTCATAGATGACATCATCTATAAAAAATTGTTTAAcaaaattctcttcttcttttttctcattttgtttccatcttcttgttcttctctctttctctctttcccTGTTGTtgctattaaaaaaaaaaaaaacaaagtgacCTACCACTATTTTCATCATAGCTTAAACCTGCATTTCACTCTCTCAATTACCCATTTCAATTACAATAAAAATCAAAGCAAAACTATTTCTAAACGAAGCATTTAATCCataaaaaattacttaaaatcaaagaaaaacACAAGTTCATCCCTAAATGGAAAtgctaaaaaagaaaataaaaataacccAAAACAAGCATTAGAAACACATGCAGGTGAAGGGAACTACTaggtggaaaaaaataaaaaaaaaaacctagaaaCCCATTTAATGCTTgccaatgatgatgatgataatgatCCATTTGGATTCTTTTATAAAGAAGATGAAAACAACTGCTTGAACCTGGTTTCGAAGATCATCGTGTTCATGGCCGATTTCGAATATGAGAACCGGTTGGGGCTTGGCTTATTGAAATCTAGTGATAACTGTGGGAGATCATTGTGTTCATGGCTTAAAGATGATGAAGAAAGGGATAAATGTGATGAAGATATGAAAATTGATTTGAAATCTGAGCTTTTCAACAATGGGAGATTCAATGAAGAATCTGAGGAGGATTTGGAGCTTCTATGAAGGAAATGCTTGAAAGACTTTGGGTTATTATTTGATAATAATAAGACTTTGTTGCTTTGAGATTTGGGTTTTGATGGTTGATTATTGGTGCTTAGTGAACATTTTTTTAGACCCAGTAGTTCCCTCCACCTGCTTGAACACCTTGGAGCTTTAGGTGAAAACAAGTAATGATTCAACTTGGAAACCTCCATTGATGAACCTGGTTCCTCCACTTGTATGTGTTTCTCATGTTTGTTTTTGAGTTTTTATTTTCTATAACAGTAGCTAGAGATGAGGAGAGAATGAGAGATGAAGAAAGAAGAtggaaacaaaatgaaaaaaaaattgttaaacaaTTTTTTATAAATGAGGTCATCTATGACATTGTGcttatgtggcatgccacatagGCTACTTCGCTAACCCGTTATTTGATTGACAGTCAACTCATGTTTCTCGTTAACATTAGGATGATTTATGAAAATCGTAACGTTAAAGGTatcaatccaaaaaaaaaaaaggttaagggctcaaacaaaaaaaattcataaacGTTAAGGGTATTTTTGACAATTATGCCAATTAAAATCCAAGGATAAGAGCATAAATGCTTTAAACCATCATGCGAGTTATGTTTTCTCTTATACGATATCTATCATGTCTTAAAgttatatagttttttttttcatgtcTGTTTTACTATTCATGTTTGGGGTTCATAGTTGTTCCACTCAACGACATCGTT
Above is a genomic segment from Gossypium arboreum isolate Shixiya-1 chromosome 8, ASM2569848v2, whole genome shotgun sequence containing:
- the LOC108468190 gene encoding uncharacterized protein LOC108468190; this encodes MTLERRPRMLKDFLHDDPNSCSSNGFKSFPRKSTQNSIIFRENPNQKLQRSRSKAASATISAFQAMINVIKSIHFASSTPSILLPRTLSRKPSKRKISQNKEAEIKMTVTVKDIIRWKSFRDLLEEKSQPSDLAPSTSSPHHHCTTTTTTTGSNTPCSCTTSSNGSSWCDSDFTSEYLPSDEYGENEVDNMVGKIFSPCVGKDTMETTTRTAANTDMGPKHASEEEELQQSPLSVLHFEYGGDDEDGEEAKEIEEKAWELLNGVKETSPLTRYKKNNICIDKLLLDLFREELETKWDQTRNIEELEREMVRIAKAWICEEQNEKRGVGDKREECVGDMEREGMWRDRFQEEQEKLAMGVERWVMNVLVDELLVDIL
- the LOC108470211 gene encoding flap endonuclease GEN-like 1, producing MGVGGKFWELLKSYARFEGFDFLRDKKVAIDLSFWIVQHETALKNQALNPHLRLTFFRTVNLFSKFGVFPVFVLDGTPSPLKSQARMVRFFRFSGIDTSTSNVAEEGVSKERNSTFIKCVNDCVELLELLGMPVLKANGEAEALCARLNRDGHVDACITADSDAFLFGATCVIKSLRPNSKEPFECYNMSDIEAGLGLKRKHLIAVSLLVGNDHDLNGVQGIGLDKALRLVRGFSEDEIFDKLYEIGKGHVPLFQGEIRCAGDATPCSDESSPKAKQSHCSFCGHPGSKKAHFKSCCEYCITDSNEGCLKKSQGFKCNCSSCDKVRKDKDKKKHENWWINVCNLISKETKFPNDEIIEMYTCNNHGEFTEKGPLLEWGDPKTDLLVDFLAYHQSWQPSYIRQRMLPMLSTLYLRELARNPNKTLLVGQYEFHSIQRVKIRYGHQYYEVKWKKAISNELSCAVPVEQSNMLEEEFTEVDDEPIGLLDESIEPQIHVDGCWILTDENPELVLSAFPEEALKFRQEKELKVMKRRKISTPRSEGSSEMSESSKPQGVQLSITEFYRTTKTPSQAKLGEDLVKQSSSPGVGSSKQKRKVSGSKLSKAVRRRLLFG
- the LOC108470212 gene encoding uncharacterized protein LOC108470212, which produces MENNMSMAEAQLTPPAAAAVQLTDLVYSLEQATQMAKQLPVTSDPTYLFQIHSSLHRAHHSLSSFLSAAQTQFPVPPHPQHLPPPVAAENSLSSATGAANENGSDPMQVGDENETEAEENSKTSIDKVEERMRECFFIKNKRVKRQLSPSSAALAEERRVCDDRFVGGIMGFDPAGEKLRALDLVYQFHG